TGATGGAGGTGCTGCATAATAAGGTTGTTAACTTCTTCTTCTCTGTGAAGTTAATTGAACCAATTATTTTTGCAGCTGTTCGATGAATCGTACATCCTCTCACGGGTCATTGCTGGCAGAATCGCCGACGATAATCGCTGGGAGCGACTTTCACTACGCGATGGAATGAACGCCTCATTGAATCTGCGCTACCGAAGCCGCAACTTGTCGCGATCTCATCGAGTGATTGATCCGTCTCTTCAAGATGCCGACGCGCCGCTTCGACCCGAAGTTTTTCGACGAATGCAGCGGGCGTTTGTCCGACTTCACTACGGAAAACTCGCGAGAAGTTGCGGAGACTCATATGAACCCGTTCGGCCATAGCCTCAACGGAAAGATTACTGGATGGGTTGTCCACAGCCCACGCCATCAGCTCGCTGATGGAATTTCGTTCGGTGTGTTGCGATTCCAATGTGACACTGAACTGAGACTGCCCGCCCGGACGGCGCATGAAGACCACAAGGTTTCGGGCACAGTCGAGTGCCATTGCTCGCCCCAAGTCCTCTTCCACAAGAGCTAACGCGAGGTCGATGCCAGCAGTTACGCCAGCGGACGTATAGACATTCCCATCCTTCACAAAAATCGAATCGGCCTGGACCTCGACTTCTGGAAACCGAGCGGAGAGTTCCTCAGTTCCACGCCAATGGGTCGTTGCCTTTTTGCCGTCAAGGAGCCCGGCTTCTGCTAGAAGAAACGCTCCACCACAGATCGACACGATGCGGTGAGACCGCCTCGACAAGCGTCGCAGTATCGTCGATGAACGAGTGGACGACTTCGTTGCAGATGGCAAGTCAGCGGCTGGGACGATTAGCGTGTCGATGTCGCCGCGGCAATTTCGCGCCGTTCGGTGACTTGCCATTGAAATCCCTCCGCTAGCGAGAATCATCGCGGACCCGTCGCCGCTAACTAATTCTAAATTATATGGTTGCTTTTCGCCTCTTGTTAACGTGTTCGCAAGAGAGAAAACTTCCCACGGTCCGGCTAGATCAAGCAGGACAACCTGCGGAAACGCAAGAAACACGATGCGGCGAGATTTGCCTTTGCCAGAAGCGTTGCGTCTTTTTTTCATCTATTTCCCTCTATGTCAAAAATGGCTGAATTTGTCGGATTATTGTCATTTACGCCATTTGTAATGTCAAGGATAATCTGTTCGTCGTCGGGTGTTGGACTCGATGCATCTCACGAATGTCACCACCAAGGAGAAAGAGATGAATATAAATGAGAATGAAGCGCATACGGAAAAATCGTCACTTAATAGGAGGCAATTCGCCGGCTCCGCGGCCGCATTGGCGATGACGGTCGGCGTGACAGGCGGAACGAGAGCGGCTGCCGCGGAGAACAAGAATGTGCAGAGGGGAAAACATGAAATGCCGTCCCCTCACAAGGAGCGGAAGCCTGTAGTCGGCATGCTCGTTCACCCTGGCGTGACACTGCTAGACCTACTTGGCCCGCAAACAGTTCTTGCCCCGTCGTGCGACGTCCACCTGGTCTGGAAGAACACCGACCTGCTCGAAACCGATAGTGGCATCGTCATGAAAGCGTCGTGTACGTTCACCGACTGTCCCAAAAACCTGGACGTGCTGTTCGTTCCCGGCGGCTCGTTCGAGGTTATGGAGGACCCCGAAGTTCTACGATTCCTGGCCGACCGGGGTTCGCGGGCGAAGTGGGTCACGAGCGTCTGCGGGGGTTCGATCGTGCTGGGGGCTGCGGGCCTCATGCAGGGATACAAGGCGACATCTCACTGGGCCGTCCGTGACCTCCTGACAAACTTTGGGGCAACACCAGTGGAAGAGCGGGTCGTGATCGACCGCAACCGGGTTTCCGGCGGTGGAGTGACGGCTGGTATCGACTTCGGTCTGGTACTACTGGCGAAGTTGCTGGGCGAGGATGTGGCAAAGATGACGCAATTGGCGCTAGAGTACGACCCAGCCCCACCATTTGACGCCGGTACGCCGAAGAATGCCGGTCCGGCGGTTGTGAAGAAATTCCAGGAGTGGTTCGGGGGAGCCGGAAACATGCTGGCTCCGATGTGTACCGCCGCTGGAAAAAAGATGGGCGACTACACGCCGATCGCGAAGTAGTGAGCCGTAATCGGCCTCACTGTCCGCCTCTTAGGCGGGCAGTAGACCGACTTCAAGTGAGAGGTGCGACGGTGAAACCAATAACTGCAAATGAATTCGAGCGAATCTCAGAGGCGACCGTGGCTTCGCATCAAGCAGATTGGCCACTAAACAATGCGATCGATTTACAACGAATTTCGGAAGCAATTGGCGCTTCCCAGAACAGGAGTATCTGATGGAATATCTACGTGTGTTACCGTACCACAACCTCACTCGCTGGATCGTGTTATTGGCCGCATTTTGGACGTTGATCCAGGCATGGCATGGGTTGTTTTACAGGCGGAAGTGGAGTCGCAGCGACAAGCTGGCCGGGTTGACATTTACCTCAGTTGCAAACGTGCAGTTCCTCATCGGACTGACTCTGTACGTCATCAGCCCGAATATCAAACCACTCTTAGGAGCACCAGCTTATCCCTTCAGCAACAAGATGGCGTTTTTCCTGACAATATATCATCCAGCGGTGATGTTCATTGCGGTTGGACTCGCACAGGCAGTCTATTCAGTCGCCAAGCGTGTTGTTGATGATAGGAAGAAATTCCGATGGGCAGCTTACGGTTACTCACTTGCGGTTGTATTGATGATTGCGGCAATCCCTTGGCCGTTTTACAGTTTTGGCCGACCCTGGTTTCGTCCACTCGTTCGCTACGTCGATCCTACAGTCGAGGCGGACGGTTTTATATACACACGGATAATACATCAGCGGCTACCCTAGCAGCCGTCTTAGGTTGCTGCACTGAATGAACTAGGAGTCCGTCATGGGACATGTCGATGAACTGTGGAAGAGAGCCACAGGTAGATGATAAAACCTCCGCGGCCAAAGACATCGGCAAGTATACTCCGGTCGCGAAGTATTGAGTCGTAATCGGTGTAACTGCTCGCCTCTTCAAAGGGCAGTGGACCGAGTTCAGATGATAGGTTCAATGGTGAAACGACTGACAGTCAATGAAATCGTAACGCTGGTTGTAGCGGCCTGGTCGAGGATCTCCTCATGACGTCGCGACCAGCCGCTAAAGATCGAGCCGCCCGCAAGGCCAGCACTCCCACCCGTGACTGGAAGAGCTGGATTGCTTGGGGCGTTGCAGTCGTTGCTGTGCTGTGGATACTACACACGGCGACGCAGTATTTCGCGATGGGCGTCGACCGCACGACGTTCATGCAGCACAAAGTGCAGTCTGGGTTTGAACCTTGGGCTGGATGGCGGATCGTACTCGGAGTGCATGTGGCTGCCGCGATCACCGCAATGGCGACTGGGGTTGTGGCTTTCGTGCTGGGCATACGCAAACAACGCTGGCCCCTGCATCGGTTGGCCGGCCGGACCTACGCTGTCGCGGTCGTCATATCCGCCGTAGCGGGGCTCCCACTGGCATTCACTGCGACTGGCGGTGCCTCCGCTACCATCGGTTTTCTGCTACTCAATGGTGTGTGGCTGGCGACAGCGGCCGCCACCTACCTGCTGGCCCGACGGCACGACATCGCAAGGCATCGTGCTTGGGCGGTGCGGAGCTACGCTGTCACCTTCGCAAACATGACGCTCCACCTCCTGACCGCATTGCTGACGGATCCGCTTGACAGTCGCGCGGCGGCATACATCGTGGCGGTGTGGCTCTGCTGGCCGGTGAACCTGTGCGCTGCAGAGGTCGCGCTGCGGGCGGGAGCTCGTTTAAACGCTCGGTCAAAAAAGGCAGTCACGCAAAAACGAGCGGCTTCCACGGGCAATTAACGGCTCGCCCATGGTGGTCGGCGCGCGGCAAGTCGAAACGGACGACGTGAATTAGGGCAGCGACAACACAGCTCACGTAATCATTCTTTTAGGATTGAGCGATCTGTGGTCGCAGAGAGTTACGCGACGCTTTGGGCGGTTGGTGACACTGATACAGCCGTCGAATTTATACTGAAATCAATCTGGCTGACATGAAGCATTCTGGAATCACTTGTGTTGTTTGTTTTGGATTCGAATGATTCCCAATCAAACTCAGTTTCATCTGACTGAAAAGGAGTGTGCGCGAAATGGGTGGATTTTCGGAACGTCACCTTTTCTCATTCTGGTCAATTCAACTTGGGAAAAACTCCAACATCACAACGCTTCAGAGTTTGATGGACTATCACGATGAGGATGGGCTTGAATCCATCTGGAAAAAACAACTTGGTGACCTCAATCGTGTGTTTATCATCCTGGGTGACGGTCATTTTTACTTCGTACTGAACTATCATGAAATTCGTGATGGTCAGCCAATCGTTTGGTATGTCTCGGACGAAGTGGTGCGATCAACGTCTTTCAATTTCGCTGATTGGTTATTCAGTGATGGAGGTGCTGCATAATAAGGTTGTTAACTTCTTCTTCTCTGTGAAGTTAATTGAACCAATTATTTTTGCAGCTGTTCGATGAATCGTACAGTTAGTGTGAAATGCTTGCCTTCATCCTCTGCATGCCGATCAGGGCTTTTTTGCTTTAGAGCCACTGTCGGCTGGCGTGGGAGGCTTTCGATAAAATAAGAGCAAAATCCCCACGATCACAAGCGGAATGCTGAGCATTTGCCCTACACTTAATGGCAGGTTTTGAGCAAATTCCGCTTGTCGCATTTTGAAGAATTCCAGAATAAACCGCGCAGAAAAGACCAATATGAAAAAGAGGCCGATGAGCAAACCACGGGGGGTCTCGGAGCGATACTTACGGTAGAGCAGATACAGAACGAGAAAAATGCAGCCATAGCAAAAAGATTCATAGAGCATGACGGGATGCCGTGGCGACAACCGTGCTTCCCGCGTCTCGAGTCCCAGACCATTCACAAACACCACCGCCCAGGGCACATCGGAAACACGTCCCAGAATCTCCGAATTGAAAAAGTTGCCGATTCGAATAAAGAAACCTGCAAGTGCAACGGGAATCGCTAAACGATCTAATAACCACAATAAAGGTTGGTCCGGATGCTTGCGTGAATAGAGCCAGGCCGAAAGTGTAATTCCGACAGCAGCACCATGACTGGCCAGTCCCCCATTCCAGATCTCAAGAAAACGAATCGGGTTCTCAAAAAAATAGGCGGGATGATAAAACAGACAGTGCCCGAGACGCGCACCGACAATCGTACCAATCACCATATAAATGAGTAGAGAATCAACATCGTCGACATTCCGGTTTTCCGTTTTAAACATCCAGCGCAACAGAAGGTAGCCACAGATGAAACCGGCTGTGAAAAAGAGACCGTAATAACGAATCTTGAGCGGGCCCAGTTCAAACAGGACCCGGTTGATATCCCAATTCAGGTGGGCGATGACTGGATACACGTTCTTGATTACTCCCGAATTCTGAAATGTTGGTTTTGATCGATTCTGTGATTTCAGAATGGTACCAATGTGCTATGATTATCAGACCGAAAGATAGACCATTCAGCAAGTTAAGCCTAGTCCGAATTCGGAGATTGGCATGATTCAGAACCATTTGAGCCTGTCCGCTGGAGAAAGTACGATTTCCTGATGAACGATCGACTGCCAAGATTGATTTCCGGTGCACTCGTTGTGCTGTCAAGCTTTGCGTTGTGGGAAATCATTCAAATCAAAGGGGCCGCTTTGATTCAGCAGCCTTCACTTGCATCGGCGGCAGCGGTTTGTTGCCTGATTGCTGTTTTTCTCGGAATTGCGGGATTCCTGGCCCCCCATCGCTATTGGGAAAACGTACTTCGCCAATGGAGCGACTTGTATACAAATTTTTCTCGGCCAGCACAGCCGGCACATCACTGGTTGGGAAGTGTGTTACTCTCTTTTTCCATGATCATTTACTTTGTTGTGATGATGAAAATGATTCCTCTCCAGCCTTCACCTGAAAACAACGATCAGGGGGCCTTCCTCGCTCAAGCACAAGCGGTACAAACATCTGGCGGGCCAACAGTATTAATTCGACAACTCGTTTCCGGAACCTATCAAGAAGCGAATCAGCATCCGCTGTATGTGGCATTGCTCTCCTACTTCCCCGATTATGAAAGTGGCAAACGCCTCTCGGCAATCTTCGGTTTATCTGCGTTACTCCTCTTCTCAATGGGAATCACCCGACAGTACGGAACACTCGTTGGTGGCTTGACCGGTTTTTTCATCAGTGTCAACGCAGCATACTGCCAATTGACAGGCCGCGTCGTTTGCGAAGGCTTGCTCTTATTTTTTCTGGCTGGCTTATGGTTGATTGTGTTACGACTGCCCGATCTTAGAAGCGGTCGTCTTCCTTATCTGCATTTAATGGGAATCGGAATTTTACTCGGTCTGGCATGGCTGACTAAAGGTACGGCTCTATTACTGATACTGGGGCTTGGGCTCTGGTATTGTTCGTATGTTGTGAACTGGCGTCAGTTATGCGCGCGGTTCATCAGAAAAACTACTACTGTTGATAACAAAGTGAACGTAAAGCAGGCCAACACAACTGCAGTGCCTCTGAAAACGATTTTCGTCGCCCTGACGCTGATCATCGTCAGCTTTGCTCTCATTGCCGCGCCGTTACTTGTCCGCAATGCGCGCGTGTATGGCAGCCCCACGTTCAATGCCAATTCATACTTGATGTTTCAAGATGAATTCACCGAACCGCATGCGCTGGCGAAACAGAGTACTTTGAGAGAAGCCGCTCAGGCGTATTTCAAGACGCACTCGGTTTCAGAGATCGTAAAGCGGGAAGTGAAAGGCTTGCTCTGGCAGGTTTTTATTTTCTTGCGGAGTCTGGGACCATTGCCGTTTGATGAAGGACGCTTGTTCTTTGGCTTGCTGGCACTTCCGTTTCTGGTCATTGGTCTCATTGCGGAAACGCATCCGGCGCGACGCTTGTATCTGATCTGGATGGTCTTGTTCTGGGTCGCGTTTGCCTGGTATCTGCCGATTGCCGCCGGGGAACGTTTTTTGATGCCATTGTTACTGCCTGCGCTCGCGTTTATCAGCCTGGGAATCGTGCGGGTGGGTCAGTTATTTGTGCAACGTCGCACTGCCTGACTCTCATATAACTCTAGTGCGCGATGTTTATCTCACTACCCAGGAGT
The Gimesia aquarii DNA segment above includes these coding regions:
- a CDS encoding DJ-1/PfpI family protein — encoded protein: MHLTNVTTKEKEMNINENEAHTEKSSLNRRQFAGSAAALAMTVGVTGGTRAAAAENKNVQRGKHEMPSPHKERKPVVGMLVHPGVTLLDLLGPQTVLAPSCDVHLVWKNTDLLETDSGIVMKASCTFTDCPKNLDVLFVPGGSFEVMEDPEVLRFLADRGSRAKWVTSVCGGSIVLGAAGLMQGYKATSHWAVRDLLTNFGATPVEERVVIDRNRVSGGGVTAGIDFGLVLLAKLLGEDVAKMTQLALEYDPAPPFDAGTPKNAGPAVVKKFQEWFGGAGNMLAPMCTAAGKKMGDYTPIAK
- a CDS encoding DUF2306 domain-containing protein, translating into MATGVVAFVLGIRKQRWPLHRLAGRTYAVAVVISAVAGLPLAFTATGGASATIGFLLLNGVWLATAAATYLLARRHDIARHRAWAVRSYAVTFANMTLHLLTALLTDPLDSRAAAYIVAVWLCWPVNLCAAEVALRAGARLNARSKKAVTQKRAASTGN
- the lgt gene encoding prolipoprotein diacylglyceryl transferase → MYPVIAHLNWDINRVLFELGPLKIRYYGLFFTAGFICGYLLLRWMFKTENRNVDDVDSLLIYMVIGTIVGARLGHCLFYHPAYFFENPIRFLEIWNGGLASHGAAVGITLSAWLYSRKHPDQPLLWLLDRLAIPVALAGFFIRIGNFFNSEILGRVSDVPWAVVFVNGLGLETREARLSPRHPVMLYESFCYGCIFLVLYLLYRKYRSETPRGLLIGLFFILVFSARFILEFFKMRQAEFAQNLPLSVGQMLSIPLVIVGILLLFYRKPPTPADSGSKAKKP
- a CDS encoding GlxA family transcriptional regulator, yielding MKKRRNASGKGKSRRIVFLAFPQVVLLDLAGPWEVFSLANTLTRGEKQPYNLELVSGDGSAMILASGGISMASHRTARNCRGDIDTLIVPAADLPSATKSSTRSSTILRRLSRRSHRIVSICGGAFLLAEAGLLDGKKATTHWRGTEELSARFPEVEVQADSIFVKDGNVYTSAGVTAGIDLALALVEEDLGRAMALDCARNLVVFMRRPGGQSQFSVTLESQHTERNSISELMAWAVDNPSSNLSVEAMAERVHMSLRNFSRVFRSEVGQTPAAFVEKLRVEAARRHLEETDQSLDEIATSCGFGSADSMRRSFHRVVKVAPSDYRRRFCQQ